The nucleotide sequence TTGGAATTTTTTCCAGAGTTTATTAGGATTTAACGTAAGTGGTCAAAATATGTATTCCTTAATTAATATTAGCAATAATTCTACTAACTTTTTAAATGGAGGTGATTTTGGTCTTGAAGGTTCTATTCTAGCTACGATTCTACAAGTTATAGCAATATTTATTATTTTCTTCTACTATAATAAACGCTGATTTGATTTATTGCTGAATTAAACACCTTAGACTTTTATTATCAATCCTAGGTAACTCACATTAAAAAAGATCAAGATTCAAAAGAATTATAAATCCAAATAAAATCTTAAATTTTCGATGAAGTCAAAAAAAATATAGACGAAATTAGCTAAAAAAGGCGTCATTTATTTAATTTAGTAGCACCAACTAAACCTTTTAATGACCAATGCTATCTTTTTTACATAAAAATCGTTTTTTCATCATCCTTGTTTTAAGCACAATTGCTGTTTGGTTCACTCTCGATATGATCTATTACAATAATCTACCATAACATTGTTTCTTTCTCCTCTTAACGGAGCAATTTTATCTACCCTATCGAAACAGCTCAAATTCTTACAACTATATGATCATGTTTGTGGTCATTCTTCATATTCAGTTCAGCTAAATTGGGGGTGTATAGTATTTAACTAGCACTCCACTACTATTTCCTATTTCAGCAAAATTTATAATTCCCCCAATTTTTACATTTTCACTTTTCTGAAATATATTTTTAGGACACTGCCTTTAATTCATTAAGAATAATAGTATTTTTAGATTTCGTGCTATTTAGTAGCGCTTTCGCCTTTTACAAATTGAAATAGAAAGCGGAAGTAATAACTTTAGTTGCAAATAAAAATCAAACCTTAGCAATCAACCGAAATTTAAAAAATGAAATTACTACGAATTCAGCTATTTCTTGCTTTAGTATTTTTAGGTAATCTACTTACCGCTCAAATTGGAGAAATTAAAAGTCCAGATGGGCAAATTAGCTTAAAATTAAATGAGAACAACGGAAAAATATCTTATGATATTTATTACGCAGACTCTTCGTTTTTAGATGATTCTCCGTTAGGTTTGAAAACCTCATTAGGGGATTTTTCATCAAATCTTGAATATGTTTCTTCGGAAATTAATAGCATCGAAGACTCTTACGAGCTAAAGAAGGCAAAAGTGAGTCATGTAGATTATAAAGCTAATGAATTAGTAGCGAAATTTGTAAATGAAAACGAGGATAGCCTTTTTGTATATTTTCGAGTTTCTAATCGTGATGTGGCATATTCGTATCAACTAAAATCGAAAGCGGGGAGAAGTAATATTAAGATTCTTGAAGAAATCTCGGGTTTTCATTTGCCAGATGGTGCTACTAGCTATATTACGCCGCAAGCGTTACCAATGACGGGGTGGAGTGAAACTAAACCATCTTATGAAGAAGAATACACGCTAAGCGAAAAATTAGGAAAAGCTTCAGAATATGGTGTTGGTTATACCTTTCCTGCATTATTCAAATTAGGTGAAAAAGGATGGATTTTAATTTCAGAAACTGGTGTAGACAGTAGTTATCCCGGTAGTCGATTAAGTGAATCTACAGATGACGGTTTATTCAGTATCAAATTTCCGCAGAAAGGAGAAAATAATAGCATTGGCGATACTTTTGCTGCTATGGCTATGCCTGCTAAAACCCCGTGGAGAACAATCACGCTTGGTGAAACTTTAAAACCAATAGTTGAATCTACAGTTGCTTTCGATTTAGTAGAGCAAAAGTATGAACCAAGTATCGATTACCAAATGGGACGCGCTACCTGGAGTTGGATCGTTTGGCAAGACAATAGTATAAATTACGACGACCAGATAAAGTATATCGATATGGCTTCTATGCTAGGATTCGAGTATGTATTGATCGACAACTGGTGGGATAATAATATCGGTTACGAAAGAATGGAAGAGCTGGTAAAATATGCACAATCCAAAAATGTAGATGTGCTGCTATGGTATAATTCTAATGGGTATTGGAACGAAGCGCCGCAAACACCACAGGATAAAATGAATAATATCGCTTCTAGAAAAAAGGAAATGGAATGGCTGCAGAAGATAGGAGTGAAAGGTTTAAAAGTTGACTTTTTTGGAGGAGACAAACAAACCACCATGAAGTTGTATGAAGATATTTTAACCGATGCGAATGAGTATGGATTGGGTATTACATTTCATGGGTGTACAATTCCCAGAGGTTGGGAAAAAATGTATCCTAATTACGTAACTTCAGAGGCTGTATTGGCTTCAGAAAATCTAATTTTTGGTCAGGAGGCATTAGATAAACATGCTTTAAATGCAACTATTTTACCGTTTACGAGAAACGCAATTGGCGCTATGGATTTTGCTCCGGTATTTTTGAATCAGAAAATGTCTAGAGATCAACAAAACGGAACGATAAGAAGTACCACCGATGCTTTTGAGTTGGCAACATCTATACTCTATTTCTCACCGATACAGCATTTTGGTTTAACTCCTAATAATTTAGAAGAACAGCCCGATTATGTTTTAGACTTTATCCGTGAGGTACCTACGGTTTGGGACGAGACCATTTATATTGGTGGAGAACCAGAAGATTATTGTGCCTTAGCGCGTAGAAAAGGTGACAAATGGTACATAGCCGTT is from Zunongwangia endophytica and encodes:
- a CDS encoding glycoside hydrolase family 97 protein, with product MKLLRIQLFLALVFLGNLLTAQIGEIKSPDGQISLKLNENNGKISYDIYYADSSFLDDSPLGLKTSLGDFSSNLEYVSSEINSIEDSYELKKAKVSHVDYKANELVAKFVNENEDSLFVYFRVSNRDVAYSYQLKSKAGRSNIKILEEISGFHLPDGATSYITPQALPMTGWSETKPSYEEEYTLSEKLGKASEYGVGYTFPALFKLGEKGWILISETGVDSSYPGSRLSESTDDGLFSIKFPQKGENNSIGDTFAAMAMPAKTPWRTITLGETLKPIVESTVAFDLVEQKYEPSIDYQMGRATWSWIVWQDNSINYDDQIKYIDMASMLGFEYVLIDNWWDNNIGYERMEELVKYAQSKNVDVLLWYNSNGYWNEAPQTPQDKMNNIASRKKEMEWLQKIGVKGLKVDFFGGDKQTTMKLYEDILTDANEYGLGITFHGCTIPRGWEKMYPNYVTSEAVLASENLIFGQEALDKHALNATILPFTRNAIGAMDFAPVFLNQKMSRDQQNGTIRSTTDAFELATSILYFSPIQHFGLTPNNLEEQPDYVLDFIREVPTVWDETIYIGGEPEDYCALARRKGDKWYIAVVNAKKEKRKIELELPMLAGKELKHLFDEKNKTAGYKTSKIRKNGTLKIELQPEGGAVLY